The Mytilus galloprovincialis chromosome 4, xbMytGall1.hap1.1, whole genome shotgun sequence genome contains a region encoding:
- the LOC143073368 gene encoding uncharacterized protein LOC143073368 isoform X8, whose protein sequence is MDSNIENMDKDKLVQHVQGLEQTANELQQKVITLQQEKETMETKLKHHGTLEEREQMEVMEAKVTILGKAELISTEKIKELEARNNELKQRLDLKEEFEADVTFEKNLNDTISELQSENDSLTMRCSELEENEEILRINWEKSAQEHINRIQSLEDKIESLEFSNIELKSKLEEQDTEADAHRPSLALELSEVDQSKGDSQINQTIEFLLHRINNLESTLSSLEEAKNTKIESLQEQIAKLKENEIRLSETVSEMEREEKELKSQLQFNQGKRYSNDAVVQYEGKIHELHRSQENLLEHLDSMEDHESNLKERMREMEEKYERKIEHLEKEIANYIEQEQVFTEKISEFEKFETEMMEKLDAADEENQQLAEENRQLIDKVLKTNHLDTELVESETSGINGQTEMIDQLNNELSEIKTEKCRVDELLQRTETELQQVQLENDDLNERLIELDSSEQECLEKLHKYEHQGAELTHLRKKVDVLEDAEIKLMDRVTELEEIEQGLRAQLDNNNKDVQLGDQETDTNDLNDNIPSLLTEIPLNDTCVEEFCVKSLAVISESKTDHLRCDKQTDTIDLMDVRCDGSNSPGKVTGLFERLQDLENENTSLTEKLSSLTSTDKQVRQLSEKIKMLEGSEDKLMERVMELEEIEDRVKGELKRAKAAENRLGEVEQELSDVQKTMEDMEYKVESLELENNTLRNELNSSGVSQVHSEANIEKILELEHAKAYLTKERDNLLLHLSEEKTKALKADNDLKELQNKFNEIQTKLDETEISEKSLKENLNSLEKEKEKLLDTVDDLEHKVKTSEEDIEQFDLLKDKLDEKIQRLENELAQVEESEFALKKDNIEVHKLNDQLTQGNKDLEGQLEETRNKLRVTEDAKTETESKLENSEKSNLELQSNLESVQKSKDEIEKTIKDAIESKKTAERKMEFAEISRQQMENKLKEMDKLYEEVQSNLENSKKTILSLKRKSLTAETSGMEFQLKVEKANKAKNDAEKQLEIVRKSNSYLQSKVMKGSGSRFSSDNNQNSVESIHTDTCMTCGSNLKLPKQLSTFQGGLDDLVQDYRDQLELDTSSSTDCTLPSHLMTLDEPFQVIMKDLMTCKLCIQTRITGLQEQEKSLRDANKLLENHYKSEIEELNKSIATVQKDKVTLQEELSVLEEKPQESCQKLEEKLPQNVETVDSSSQTDTSDENQVREPLTMTGEMEEPEDILRQRIMELEKLEKHLKKQVSDLENDREELHDIARKDKALIHEQNVKIRELQLAEKTLKVQVSSYEASENKLYKKVGELENEISKMEDRISDLEILEMRLKELVRKYKLDEEVWLSKSVNLETSVSELTVSEYNLKKQLESVQKEKLSYSEKSEYLALRLKELENAEANLVQRMKDQENKEKALNQRLGELESSGSSTEAQAMELHNSNIVLTQQLNQAIQENGALVHQTSQLQSQLIMLDQQCVSLHEAYSQLKEEKHVLEKSEKDLEGRVKAKRLSGVDIEEQLHKLEENEKTLKEKISTLQRSENRLKYKVQQIESLDSQELSEVSESKIPHKLEECQQRLVILRKQNIHLKSRLLEYQDLASSKSVVKLPQREYKQMEACVALIEHTEAQLHKVEQLNAQLQQRVDQLLQGKQAPETEEEMKILKERLKQNEVHLQIFRQLAIDGQWDEILPILNSVNLIKGYRPVESAGLPTEGRKTVTSMAGQPLEELTKQMVSTDLHMARYPDDQSDDSMVDEYITPVELSCAELEVTEDGHFILLNQSKRGTDQSKPTAEEKRKLINDLISHLDKDSDDLDSSIEEIHWKKVESLLPVKSQERKWITVGQATSLHSSKPGDTRNKEEELVLSLELPSESEGMTQNGTDSNTSSPVLKRRKFLSADGTDKLKSHSGQHHTMPPSTVSKTPDSLSYYLPSSEHNSGDDMHGFVEEIKSHAAPINYAAPRTGSLHDSGHVTASTGRGTSLRERIMEIGKTLEKKAAPNSEISDEEESLFTWKTKAYEARRNFDNAEKEMKHSKDEINKLEKELEEKCRHIEILEAFVEMLQKILCNKENKKDREVLNEIEVEVHRMKEKLTDQVTGSTGSDVTTQLKRKDRELQAKRNEVDSLLVELRQWQEECRTIEDMRVNALEALHCLEQEVSETHTSEKHLKQDYNNLHEQLQFMDSEARSLKVERDQLRFEIIQLKEKAKNFSHLDFEKNSLDDKMQSVSRLLDCKTETVNNQMKEVKELKVSIISLEEEKYHLQRKLRDYVNIQTRISTLETNKEDLTKNIAILKARISHLSQKCKEKDSLLRRLKDEFCQGSGKSSALLEELKVMESYMDKQDNESPSMLSNGKVPDQNDRHLISEQFVQGEIPKNPHFTVVSDYDPSMFSKSNSPRLELQLKKGDNVLITGPLDDRGYFEAEVNGKVGLVPAAYLGRAPVNGHHFPIANDRRWQQYDKPPNHLDTSPENIVQMYGQLVKQGKSGCSSPKFNGLRKTTGQNIKQVTVVPDPPQDFQAVETERGITLSWKPPATPVTGYKIFVDGKLHRHLTKASITRLVLHSISMDRDHIFGIESVCDRQVSEIIDIFYGDNDSREDRVLTSHEFIKLHQRQYLGIYDYDPQKQSPRADTSQELAFSAGDSITIYGEERRDGYFYGCVDGHYGLVPSYFVEEIPKTNRQKFNVDSHKYNTR, encoded by the exons GTTACTATTTTGGGAAAGGCAGAACTGATATCCACAGAAAAAATAAAGGAGTTGGAGGCTAGAAACAATGAATTGAAACAGAGGCTTGATTTGAAAGAGGAATTTGAGGCAGACGTTACTTTTGAGAAAAATCTAAACGACACAATATCAGAACTTCAATCTGAAAATGATTCTTTGACAATGAGATGTTCAGAACTGGAAGAAAATGAGGAAATATTAAGAATTAATTGGGAGAAAAGTGCTCAAGAACATATCAATAGGATACAATCTTTAGAGGATAAAATAGAAAGTTTAGAGTTTAGTAATATTGAACTGAAGAGTAAATTGGAAGAGCAGGATACTGAAGCAGATGCACACCGACCATCATTAGCTCTTGAACTTTCAGAAGTTGACCAATCAAAAGGTGATTCTCAAATTAATCAAACCATTGAGTTTTTGCTCCACAggattaataatttagaaagtaCATTAAGTTCATTGGAGGAGgcaaagaatacaaaaattgaaagtttacaagaacaaattgcaaaattaaaagagAATGAAATTAGATTGAGTGAGACTGTTAGTGAAATGGAACGTGAAGAAAAAGAATTGAAAAGTCAATTACAATTTAATCAAGGGAAAAGGTATTCAAATGATGCTGTTGTACAGTATGAAGGGAAAATCCATGAATTACATCGGTCACAGGAAAATCTCCTGGAGCATTTAGATTCAATGGAAGATCACGAGTCAAACTTGAAAGAAAGGATGAGAGAAATGGAGGAAAAATATGAAAGAAAGATTGAACATCTAGAGAAAGAAATAGCAAATTACATAGAACAGGAACAGGTATTTACAGAGAAAATAagtgaatttgagaaatttgaaacaGAAATGATGGAAAAGTTAGATGCTGCTGATGAAGAAAATCAACAATTAGCAGAAGAAAATCGGCAACTTATTGACAAAGTGTTAAAAACCAATCACCTTGATACCGAATTAGTGGAAAGTGAAACATCTGGAATTAATGGTCAAACTGAAATGATTGATCAATTAAATAATGAATTAagtgaaataaaaactgaaaAGTGTCGTGTAGATGAACTCTTACAAAGAACTGAAACTGAACTGCAACAAGTCCAGTTGGAAAATGACGATTTAAATGAACGCTTGATCGAACTTGATTCATCCGAGCAGGAATGTTTAGAAAAATTACATAAATACGAACATCAAGGTGCAGAATTAACACACCTCCGTAAAAAGGTAGATGTACTAGAAGATGCTGAGATAAAGTTAATGGATAGAGTGACTGAACTTGAAGAGATAGAGCAGGGCCTTAGGGCTCAGTTAGACAATAATAACAAGGATGTTCAATTAGGTGATCAAGAAACTGACACGAATGACCTGAATGATAACATTCCATCATTGTTGACAGAAATCCCTCTTAATGACACTTGTGTTGAGGAATTCTGTGTTAAATCCCTGGCTGTAATCTCTGAAAGTAAGACTGACCACTTACGTTGTGATAAACAAACTGATACCATTGATCTTATGGATGTAAGATGTGACGGATCAAACAGTCCTGGTAAGGTCACTGGACTGTTTGAACGCTTACAAGatcttgaaaatgaaaatacaagTTTGACGGAGAAATTGTCTAGTTTAACATCAACTGATAAACAAGTGAGACAGTTATcggaaaaaattaaaatgttggaAGGATCTGAGGATAAATTAATGGAGAGAGTCATGGAGTTGGAAGAAATTGAAGATCGTGTCAAGGGAGAGTTAAAACGAGCAAAAGCAGCGGAGAATCGTCTTGGTGAAGTTGAACAAGAATTGTCTGACGTACAAAAAACAATGGAAGATATGGAATACAAAGTGGAAAGTTTAGAATTAGAAAATAACACGTTAAGAAATGAACTTAATTCCTCGGGTGTTAGCCAAGTACATAGTGAAGCAAACATTGAAAAGATCCTGGAACTTGAGCATGCTAAAGCTTATCTGACCAAAGAGAGAGATAACTTATTGTTGCATTTATCTGAGGAGAAAACTAAAGCTTTGAAAGCTGACAATGATTTAAAGGAATTGCaaaataaattcaatgaaattcaaactaaactggatgaaactgaaatttcagaaaaaagtttgaaagaaaATCTGAATTCTTTAGAAAAGGAAAAAGAGAAATTGTTAGACACTGTTGATGATTTAGAACATAAAGTTAAGACATCAGAAGAAGATATAgaacaatttgatttattaaaagataaattgGATGAAAAAATTCAAAGACTTGAAAATGAATTGGCTCAAGTGGAGGAAAGTGAGTTTGCATTGAAAAAGGACAATATTGAGGTACACAAACTTAATGACCAACTAACGCAGGGGAATAAGGACTTGGAGGGTCAATTGGAGGAGACCAGAAATAAGTTACGTGTGACAGAGGATGCTAAAACAGAGACAGAATCAAAACTGGAAAATTCCGAAAAATCAAATCTTGAATTACAATCAAATTTAGAAAGTGTTCAAAAATCAAAAGATGAAATTGAAAAAACAATTAAGGATGCAATTGAATCAAAGAAAACTGCAGAAAGAAAAATGGAATTTGCCGAAATTTCACGACAGCAAATGGAGAATAAACTTAAAGAGATGGACAAACTTTATGAAGAAGTGCAATCAAATTTAGAAAATTCTAAAAAGACAATTCTaagtttaaaaagaaaatcattaaCTGCTGAAACATCAGGTATGGAATTTCAGCTTAAAGTAGAAAAAGCTAACAAGGCAAAGAATGATGCTGAAAAACAATTAGAAATAGTACGAAAATCAAATAGCTATTTACAATCAAAAGTAATGAAAGGATCGGGATCAAGATTTAGTTCTGATAATAATCAAAACTCTGTGGAAAGTATCCacacagatacatgtatgacatgtGGATCAAATCTGAAACTTCCGAAACAGTTATCCACATTCCAGGGTGGATTAGATGATTTAGTTCAGGACTATAGGGACCAATTAGAACTGGATACTTCTTCATCCACTGACTGTACACTCCCAAGTCATCTG atgacCTTAGACGAACCATTCCAAGTGATAATGAAAGATCTTATGACATGTAAACTTTGTATACAGACCAGAATTACTGGTCTACAGGAACAAGAAAAGTCACTCAG AGATGCTAACAAATTGTTAGAGAACCATTACAAGTCCGAGATAGAGGAATTGAATAAATCTATAGCAACAGTCCAAAAAGATAAAGTTACACTCCAGGAAGAATTATCTGTGTTAGAGGAGAAACCACAAGAATCCTGTCAAAAACTAGAGGAAAAATTACCTCAGAATGTAGAAACTGTAGACAGTTCTAGTCAAACTGATACCTCAGACGAAAACCAAGTCAGAGAACCATTAACCATGACGGGGGAGATGGAAGAACCAGAAGATATTCTTCGGCAGAGAATCATGGAGttagaaaaattagaaaaacatttaaagaaacaG gTATCAGATTTAGAAAATGATAGAGAAGAATTACACGATATTGCAAGGAAAGACAAAGCATTGATTCATGAACAGAATGTGAAAATAAGGGAACTACAGCTAGCGGAGAAAACATTAAAGGTGCAAGTCTCAAGTTATGAAGCCTCGGAAAATAAATTATACAAGAAAGTTGGAGAACTTGAAAATGAAATAAGCAAAATGGAGGACAGGATCAGTGATCTTGAAATTCTAGAAATGAGACTGAAAGAACTCGTTAGGAAATATAAACTGGATGAAGAAGTGTGGTTATCAAAATCTGTCAATTTGGAAACGTCAGTCTCAGAATTAACTGTCTCggaatataatttgaaaaagCAATTAGAAAGTGTTCAAAAGGAAAAATTAAGTTATTCAGAAAAATCAGAATATTTGGCATTACGATTGAAGGAATTAGAAAATGCTGAAGCTAATTTAGTTCAAAGAATGAAGGAccaagaaaacaaagaaaaagctCTGAATCAAAGACTTGGGGAATTAGAAAGTTCGGGAAGTAGCACAGAAGCACAAGCTATGGAACTTCATAATTCAAACATAGTGTTGACACAACAATTAAATCAAGCTATTCAGGAAAATGGTGCTTTAGTCCATCAGACGTCTCAGTTGCAAAGTCAGCTGATCATGTTAGATCAGCAGTGTGTTTCCTTACATGAAGCTTACTCACAACTCAAGGAAGAAAAACATGTGTTAGAAAAGTCTGAGAAGGATTTGGAAGGTAGAGTGAAGGCTAAACGTTTGTCTGGAGTTGATATCGAGGAACAATTACATAAACTGGAGGAAAATGAGAaaacattgaaagaaaaaatcAGTACATTACAGAGAAGTGAAAATAGATTGAAGTATAAGGTTCAACAAATTGAAAGTCTTGACAGTCAG GAATTATCGGAGGTGTCCGAAAGTAAAATTCCTCACAAACTGGAGGAATGTCAACAGAGATTGGTCATTCTGAGGAAACAGAATATTCACTTGAAGAGCAGATTACTGGAGTACCAGGATCTAGCGTCTTCAAAGTCAGTAGTCAAACTCCCACAGAGGGAGTATAAACAGATGGAGGCATGTGTGGCCCTGATAGAGCATACAGAAGCTCAGTTACATAAAGTTGAGCAGTTGAATGCTCAATTACAACAAAGAGTTGACCAGCTGCTACAGGGAAAG CAAGCTCCTGAAACTGAAGaagaaatgaaaattttaaaggaaagatTGAAACAGAATGAAGTTCATCTTCAG ATTTTCAGACAGCTTGCTATAGATGGTCAATGGGATGAGATTCTCCCTATATTAAATTCAG TGAATTTAATAAAAGGCTATCGACCTGTGGAATCAGCTGGTCTCCcaacagagggacgaaagactGTTACCTCTATGGCTGGTCAACCTTTAGAAGAACTGACCAAACAGATGGTCAGTACTGACCTACATATGGCCAGATACCCTGATGACCAGTCAGATGATAGTATGGTAGATGAGTATATAACTCCG GTAGAACTAAGTTGTGCTGAGTTAGAGGTCACTGAGGACGGACATTTTATTCTCTTGAATCAG AGTAAAAGGGGTACAGATCAAAGTAAACCTACAGCAGAGGAGAAGAGGAAATTAATAAATGATCTTATCAGCCATCTTGATAAAGATAGTGATGACCTTGACAGCTCCATAGAGGAGATTCATTGGAAAAAGGTTGAATCACTACTCCCTGTGAAATCACAGGAGAGAAAATGGATAACAGTTGGGCAAGCAACTAGTTTACATTCCAGCAAACCAGGTGATACCAGGAACAAAGAAGAGGAACTGGTTCTCAGTCTAGAATTACCTTCAGAGAGTGAAGGAATGACACAGAATGGCACAGATTCCAATACGTCAAGTCCTGTCCTGAAAAGAAGAAAGTTCCTTTCAGCAGACGGCACTGACAAGTTAAAGTCACACTCAGGACAACACCACACGATGCCTCCATCAACAGTCTCTAAGACTCCTGATAGTCTATCGTACTATCTACCAAGCTCAGAACACAATAGTGGGGATgacatgcatg GTTTTGTAGAAGAGATAAAAAGCCATGCTGCCCCCATTAATTATGCTGCTCCAAGAACAGGTAGTCTCCATGACAGTGGTCATGTGACTGCCTCGACAGGAAGAGGCACATCTCTGCGGGAGCGAATTATGGAAATTGGAAAAACTCTAGAG AAAAAAGCAGCTCCTAATTCAGAAATATCAGATGAAGAAGAGAGTCTGTTTACATGGAAGACAAAG GCTTATGAAGCCAGAAGAAATTTTGATAATGCAGAGAAAGAAATGAAACACAGTAAAGATGAG attaACAAGTTAGAGAAAGAACTTGAAGAAAAATGTAGACACATAGAAATTTTAGAAGCTTTTGTAGAAATGTTACAGAAAATACTTTGTAACAAA GAGAATAAAAAAGATAGAGAAGTGCTAAATGAAATTGAAGTTGAGGTGCACAGAATGAAAGAAAAACTTACTGATCAGGTGACAGGTAGTACAGGAAGTGATGTCACAACACAACTCAAACGTAAAGACAGAGAACTTCAAGCAAAG AGAAATGAAGTTGACAGTTTATTGGTGGAGTTAAGACAATGGCAGGAGGAGTGTAGAACAATAGAGGATATGAGAGTTAATGCCCTTGAAGCTTTACATTGTCTAGAACAAGAAGTATCAGAAACACACACATCAGAAAAACACCTGAAGCAAGACTATAATAACCTGCACGAACAG CTGCAATTCATGGATAGTGAAGCTCGTTCATTGAAAGTTGAAAGGGATCAACTCAGATTTGAAATTATTCAGTTGAAAGAGAAAGCCAAAAACTTTAGTCATCTGGACTTTGAGAAAAATAGCCTTGACGACAAAATGCAAAGTGTTTCAAGACTTTTAGACTGCAAG ACTGAGACAGTTAACAACCAAATGAAGGAGGTTAAAGAACTGAAAGTATCGATTATCTCCCTTGAGGAAGAGAAATATCACCTACAGAGAAAACTACGGGATTATGTTAACATTCAGACAAGG ATTTCAACATTAGAAACAAATAAAGAAGATTTAACAAAGAACATTGCTATTTTGAAAGCAAGGATTAGTCATCTGTCACAGAAATGTAAAGAAAAG gACAGCCTTTTACGGCGCCTTAAAGATGAATTTTGCCAGGGATCTGGGAAATCATCAGCTCTGCTAGAGGAGCTTAAAGTTATGGAATCTTATATGGACAAACAAGATAATGAAAGTCCATCAATG ttATCTAATGGTAAAGTCCCTGATCAGAATGACAGACATTTAATATCAGAACAGTTTGTACAAGGAGAGATACCAAAGAATCCACACTTCACAGTAGTATCAGATTATGATCCTTCTATGTTTTCTAAAAGTAACAGTCCTCGACTGGAACTACAACTGAAAAAGGGAGATAATGTCCTCATTACAG GTCCATTAGATGATAGAGGGTATTTTGAGGCTGAGGTTAACGGAAAAGTAGGACTGGTACCAGCAGCTTATTTAGGTAGAGCTCCTGTAAATGGCCACCATTTTCCCATAGCTAATGACAGGCGGTGGCAACAGTATGACAAGCCACCAAACCATCTTGATACCTCACCAGAAAATATTGTTCAGATGTATGGCCAGTTGGTTAAACAAGGGAAATCTGGATGTTCCAGTCCTAAGTTTAATGGATTAAGGAAAACAACAGGTCAAAACATCAAACAAG ttacagTCGTTCCTGATCCACCACAAGATTTCCAGGCCGTGGAAACAGAAAGGGGGATTACTCTGTCATGGAAACCTCCTGCAACACCTGTTACTGGATATAAG ATATTTGTGGATGGCAAACTTCACCGACACCTTACCAAAGCAAGCATAACCAGACTGGTCCTCCACAGTATCAGTATGGACAGGGACCACATATTTGGTATCGAGTCAGTCTGTGACAGACAAGTGTCAGAGATTATAGATATCTTCTACGGAGACAACGATTCTAGAGAGGACAGAGTGTTAACAAGTCATGAATTTATTAAGTTACATCAAAGACAATACTTAGGCATCTATGATTATGACCCACAAAAACAGTCTCCTAGAGCTGATACGTCACAGGAACTGGCATTTAGTGCTGGAGATTCCATAACAATATACGGAGAAGAAAGACGGGATGGATACTTTTATGGTTGT gtTGATGGACATTATGGTTTAGTCCCGTCTTATTTCGTTGAAGAAATTCCAAAGACAAATAGACAG AAATTTAATGTTGATTCTCATAAATACAACACTAGATGA